In Zymomonas mobilis subsp. mobilis ATCC 10988, the genomic stretch GGGGCTTTTTCAAGGGTCGGTCAGGCGGTGTTTTGCGCTCTTTTCTCTCCCCTTTTTCTGTCTCTCCCAGGATTACTTCCGCAAACTCTTTTACGGGCAAACTTTCCAGCATTTTTTCCGTTGTTGCCGCCTCATTTTCTTGAGCATGAGAAAAATCATCGGGCAGGGGAATATGTCTGCGCTGCATGACATGCAAAAAGGCCTGTTTCGCTATTTCAGGCCAAGAGGCCGGAGATAAAAAGCCGTAAGCATTGCTGGTTTGCCTCCGCTGAGGGCGGGCATCTTCCTTTTTAATTCTGATTGATCGCCGTATCCAACGAAGGAATCCTTGCTCTTTTAGCTGCCTCAATAATCGGACAACGGTCGCACGAGCAAAACCAACTTTTTCAGAAATAGTCTCAAGAGTCGGTTCTAAACGACCTGTTCTAAAGTCAGCCATCCGAAACAGCATCTTTAGCAAACGAACCGCTTTATCACTTAAAGCCCGTGTCTTGATCGAATACTGATCGACAGCTTCAAGATAGGCACCAATATGATCTTTATTGATAGCTTTCCAAACGAGATGTTCACGTTCGCCCACTTCATAAGAATTTCTATGAACGGGGTCTAATGGCTTCAATCTGATTTCTGCACGTTCCAGTGGGTCAAGAAATCTGGCTTGGGCGGTTTTATGGGCAATGTCTGCCGCAGATTCAGC encodes the following:
- a CDS encoding helix-turn-helix domain-containing protein, encoding MIKVSASNLIQQLQSQEDTSATTDKLVFRSYNEQPPQPEFDENDYFRQLVKSGLDAESAADIAHKTAQARFLDPLERAEIRLKPLDPVHRNSYEVGEREHLVWKAINKDHIGAYLEAVDQYSIKTRALSDKAVRLLKMLFRMADFRTGRLEPTLETISEKVGFARATVVRLLRQLKEQGFLRWIRRSIRIKKEDARPQRRQTSNAYGFLSPASWPEIAKQAFLHVMQRRHIPLPDDFSHAQENEAATTEKMLESLPVKEFAEVILGETEKGERKERKTPPDRPLKKPQNSGFLREFNFDTLYSYNYLYNNALETSKTRKDQTDPFLLALYDRKFRTDQNAAILEHRKKRKKLGWMPLSPDEIAQLLIKTRQMKP